The proteins below are encoded in one region of Phaseolus vulgaris cultivar G19833 chromosome 1, P. vulgaris v2.0, whole genome shotgun sequence:
- the LOC137815695 gene encoding uncharacterized protein codes for MTDLPIQKVLQKPDVAGRMVRWAVELSEFDIQYVDFLAELSPGSTQQEEEMGSQWVLSVDGSSNQQGSGTGVVLEGPNGLLIEQALRFAFKASNNQAEYEALIVGMLLAKDMGARSLLAKSDSQLVTGQVTEEYQAKDPQMAAYLRYVQVLKGVFEWVHVPREQNARADLLAKLASSGKGGRQSSVIQETLKTPRTFVADNRVDVLQISIFKRRPRSHWSLIQDTARPPSISVYLASPKEDNPLQVCVLEEGDMWMTPYRRYIADGILPAEPEEGKKIKRNSARYTLVDGALFRHGFTHLILTCVSGDECTRVMSELHEGICGSHVGGRSLASKVVCAGFY; via the coding sequence ATGACAGacctccccatccagaaggtgttGCAAAAGCCAGATGTCGCAGGGAGGATGGTccgctgggcagtggagctaTCTGAGTTTGATATCCAGTACGTGGACTTCTTGGCGGAGCTCTCGCCAGGAAGCACACAACAAGAGGAAGAGATGGGCTCCCagtgggtgctctcggtggatgggtctTCCAATCAGCAAGGGAGTGGAACTGGCGTGGTCCTGGAGGGGCCAAACGGTTTGCTGATAGAACAGGCCCTGAGGTTTGCGTTCAAAGCAAGCAATaaccaagcagaatacgagGCCCTAATAGTTGGGATGCTCTTAGCCAAGGATATGGGTGCGCGGAGCCTGCTGGCGAAGAGTGATTCACAgttggtcacggggcaggtgACCGAGGAGTACCAagccaaagatccacaaatggcggcatATTTGAGATATGTCCAAGTGCTGAAAGGGGTGTTCGAGTGGGTCCACGTCccgagagagcagaatgcccgagctgacctgctcgccaagttggccagctcaggcaaggggggaaggcagagttCGGTcatccaggagaccctcaagacGCCACGAACGTTTGTGGcggataacagggtggatgtcctccagatcaGCATATTCAAacgaaggccgaggagtcattggTCCTTGATTCAGGACACGGCGAGGCCCCCCAGCATAAGTGTTTACCTGGCCTCGCCAAAAGAAGATAACCCCTTGCAGGTGTGTGTTCTGGAAGAAGGGGACAtgtggatgacgccctataggcGCTACATCGCGGATGGGATCCTCCCAGCAGAGCCCGAAGAaggcaagaagataaagagaaaTTCTGCGAGGTATACTCTCGTGGATGGGGCACtattcagacacgggttcacgCACCTGATCTTAACATGCGTGAGCGGAGATGAGTGCACAAGGGTAATGtctgagctccatgaagggatttgtggaagccacgtagggggaaggtcttTGGCCTCCAAGGTGGTCTGTGCAGGCTTCTACTAG